From the Rhinatrema bivittatum chromosome 7, aRhiBiv1.1, whole genome shotgun sequence genome, one window contains:
- the FAAP24 gene encoding Fanconi anemia core complex-associated protein 24 — MATKESPPVRAGASAVPYGHAIGSEKWRGSELAQQLQGKIKLVFEEALGLVDFHLPNRTCILYISETDLVSGNGFKRRLVRFRNASNLHGIVIAEKTRMSEQYFPSLQKFIVLELGMILLPVTNQTEASQLIIQLVHEQSKEHDCNPFLRRKHTPFLETSVLQTVQQIPGVGRVKALLLLQQFPSIYQLSNASVEQLESVVGRVAAQQIHTFFTQTK; from the exons ATGGCAACAAAGGAGAGCCCACCAGTGCGAGCAGGTGCCTCTGCTGTGCCCTACGGTCATGCAATTGGAAGTGAGAAATGGAGAGGATCAGAGTTAGCCCAACAATTGCAGG GAAAAATTAAATTAGTTTTTGAAGAGGCTCTGGGACTGGTGGATTTTCATCTTCCAAATCGAACTTGTATATTGTACATCTCAGAAACTGATTTGGTGTCCGGAAATGGCTTCAAACGAAGACTTGTGCGCTTTAGAAAC GCCAGCAACCTGCATGGGATTGTAATAGCAGAGAAGACACGGATGAGTGAGCAGTATTTCCCTTCCCTACAGAAGTTCATTGTACTAGAACTCGGAATGATATTGCTTCCCGTGACCAATCAAACCGAAGCATCACAACTAATTATCCAATTA GTTCATGAACAAAGCAAAGAACATGACTGTAATCCTTTCCTCCGTCGAAAACACACTCCCTTTCTAGAGACCTCAGTTCTTCAGACTGTTCAACAGATTCCAGGAGTCGGAAGAGTTAAAGCTTTGCTGCTTCTCCAACAATTTCCAAGTATCTACCAGCTTAGCAATGCTTCGGTTGAACAGCTCGAGTCCGTGGTAGGACGAGTTGCAGCTCAACAGATTCATACATTCTTTACACAAACAAAGTGA